A section of the Rhizobium sp. Pop5 genome encodes:
- a CDS encoding multidrug efflux RND transporter permease subunit, with protein MPNFFIDRPVFAWVIAIFIVLAGAISITQLPVSRFPVIAPPSVTIYASYTGATPQTINDSVTSLIERELSSTKNVLYFESSSDSSGSISITITFRPGTDPELAQVDVQNRLKAIEPRLPEQVRRAGLTVEAASSGFLMIVSLKSTNGEIDPLVLDDYLVRNISPELKRVPGVGRVQSFGSEAAMRVWIDPVRLSSYSISMAEVTQAIQSQNVQVAPGRLGEAPTVPGQKVSIPLSVNGQLQTPEEFAQIILRSKPDGSKLTLGDVARIEIGSQTTSFSILDGGKPATAAAIQLMPGANAVSTSQGLRARLSELSATMPQGLSYAISYDTAPFVKVSIQKVVQTLAEAMVLVFVVMLLFLQNFRYTLIPAIVAPIALLGTFAVMLAIGYSINVLTMFGMVLAIGIIVDDAIVVVENVERIMVTERLSARDATRKSMKEISGAVIGITLVLTAVFLPMGMASGSVGAIYRQFTVSMAVSILFSAFLALSLTPALCATLLKQMALDHHERQGFFAWFNRGFERLTGRYAKWVSGLISNRVRVMLAYIAIIATLAYGYNVLPTAFTPEEDQGSFMTSFTLPAEATAERTRGIVDLFERHVATRPDVDNNLTIMGFGFSGSGTNTAMSFTTLKDWNERKSSVDEEILAATTAMSAAEEGQIVSLKPPAIDELGATDGFALRLQDRANHGMAALLAASERLVQLAAKSKLVNDVRVDGLPDGSSVTLRIDRQKASALGVPYSTVSETLGAAIGSTYINDFPNSGRLQQVVLQAEASSRMQVDDVLKLQVRNDSGGMVSLSEIVVPEWSTIPLQLTRYNGYPSISISGTAASGVSSGSAMQEMEKLASELPNGFTVEWTGQSLQERQSGAQAPMLVALSFLVVFLVLAALYESWRIPLSVMLVVPLGILGAVIAVHLRGLENDIFFKVGLITLIGLSAKNAVLIVEFARKLQEDGKGLADAVVEASRLRLRPIVMTSLAFTLGIVPMVIAKGASSETQNAIGTGLMGGMISATVLAVLFVPVFCVLIMKRRHPNERVVSEYKEAAA; from the coding sequence ATGCCGAATTTCTTCATCGACAGGCCGGTTTTCGCCTGGGTTATTGCAATCTTCATCGTGCTTGCCGGGGCCATTTCGATTACGCAGCTGCCGGTCTCCCGCTTTCCGGTGATCGCACCGCCGAGCGTCACCATCTATGCCAGCTATACCGGGGCGACCCCGCAGACGATCAATGACAGCGTCACGAGTCTGATCGAGCGGGAGCTATCGAGCACAAAGAATGTTCTCTACTTCGAATCCTCGTCGGACTCGTCGGGCAGCATCAGCATTACCATAACATTCAGGCCGGGGACCGATCCGGAACTGGCCCAGGTCGACGTGCAGAATCGCCTCAAGGCGATCGAACCCAGGCTTCCGGAGCAAGTTCGTCGGGCTGGTCTGACGGTCGAGGCAGCCTCGTCTGGCTTCCTGATGATCGTCTCGTTGAAGTCGACCAATGGTGAAATCGACCCGCTGGTACTCGATGATTATCTGGTGCGCAACATTTCGCCGGAATTGAAGCGGGTGCCCGGCGTCGGCCGGGTCCAATCGTTCGGGTCGGAAGCCGCCATGAGGGTCTGGATCGATCCGGTTCGGCTGTCCTCCTACTCCATTTCGATGGCCGAGGTGACGCAGGCCATTCAGTCGCAGAATGTTCAGGTCGCTCCGGGCCGGCTTGGCGAGGCGCCCACTGTTCCCGGCCAGAAAGTCAGCATTCCGCTGAGCGTCAATGGACAGTTGCAGACGCCGGAGGAGTTCGCGCAGATCATTCTGCGCTCGAAGCCGGATGGATCGAAACTTACCCTCGGCGATGTCGCCAGGATCGAGATCGGATCGCAGACGACGAGCTTCTCGATCCTCGACGGCGGCAAGCCGGCAACGGCGGCAGCCATCCAGCTCATGCCGGGCGCCAATGCCGTCAGCACCTCGCAAGGCTTGCGCGCCCGCTTATCCGAATTGTCGGCCACCATGCCGCAAGGCCTGAGCTATGCAATCTCCTATGACACCGCTCCCTTTGTGAAGGTGTCGATCCAGAAGGTGGTTCAGACGCTTGCAGAAGCGATGGTTCTCGTCTTCGTCGTCATGCTGCTGTTCCTGCAGAATTTCCGGTACACGCTGATCCCGGCCATCGTCGCTCCCATCGCGCTTTTGGGAACATTCGCGGTGATGCTGGCGATCGGCTATTCGATCAATGTGCTGACGATGTTCGGCATGGTTCTTGCCATCGGCATCATTGTCGACGACGCGATCGTCGTTGTCGAAAATGTCGAGAGGATCATGGTAACCGAACGCCTGTCAGCGCGTGATGCCACCCGCAAGAGCATGAAGGAGATCTCGGGAGCCGTGATCGGCATTACTCTCGTGCTGACGGCCGTGTTCCTTCCCATGGGCATGGCCAGCGGCTCGGTCGGCGCGATCTACCGTCAGTTTACGGTCTCCATGGCTGTTTCGATCCTGTTTTCCGCGTTCCTGGCGCTGAGCCTGACCCCGGCTCTCTGCGCGACGTTGTTAAAACAGATGGCGTTAGACCATCACGAACGCCAGGGTTTCTTTGCATGGTTCAACCGCGGCTTCGAGCGGCTCACTGGACGATATGCCAAGTGGGTGTCCGGCCTGATTTCCAATCGCGTCCGGGTGATGCTCGCCTATATCGCGATCATTGCGACACTCGCCTATGGTTACAACGTTCTTCCGACGGCGTTCACGCCCGAGGAGGACCAGGGCTCCTTCATGACCTCGTTTACGCTTCCGGCTGAGGCGACGGCCGAGCGGACCCGGGGGATTGTCGATCTGTTCGAACGCCATGTCGCGACCCGGCCGGACGTCGACAACAACTTGACCATCATGGGCTTCGGTTTCTCCGGCTCGGGAACGAACACCGCCATGTCCTTCACGACGTTGAAAGATTGGAATGAACGCAAATCGAGCGTAGACGAAGAAATCCTCGCCGCGACGACAGCGATGTCAGCGGCCGAAGAAGGGCAGATCGTCAGCTTGAAGCCGCCGGCAATCGATGAACTGGGTGCAACGGATGGCTTTGCCTTGAGGCTTCAGGACCGTGCCAACCACGGCATGGCGGCGCTTCTCGCGGCCTCCGAGCGGCTGGTTCAATTGGCGGCCAAGAGCAAGCTGGTCAACGATGTCCGTGTCGATGGCCTGCCGGATGGCTCGAGCGTTACTCTGCGGATCGATCGTCAGAAGGCGAGCGCGCTGGGCGTTCCGTATTCAACCGTCAGCGAGACGCTCGGCGCCGCGATCGGCTCGACCTATATCAACGACTTTCCGAATTCCGGCCGTCTTCAGCAGGTTGTCCTCCAGGCAGAAGCATCAAGCCGCATGCAGGTGGATGATGTCCTGAAACTGCAGGTGCGCAACGATAGCGGCGGGATGGTTTCTCTATCCGAGATCGTGGTCCCGGAATGGTCGACCATTCCGTTACAGCTGACCCGATACAATGGATATCCGTCGATCAGCATCTCCGGCACTGCGGCCTCCGGTGTTTCGAGCGGCAGCGCCATGCAGGAAATGGAAAAGCTTGCCTCTGAGCTGCCAAATGGTTTCACGGTCGAATGGACCGGGCAATCCTTGCAGGAGAGACAATCCGGTGCGCAGGCACCCATGCTCGTCGCCCTGTCATTCCTGGTCGTGTTTCTCGTCCTGGCGGCTCTCTATGAAAGCTGGAGAATTCCCCTTTCCGTCATGCTCGTGGTGCCTCTGGGTATCCTCGGAGCCGTCATTGCCGTTCATCTAAGGGGATTGGAGAACGACATCTTCTTCAAAGTCGGGCTGATCACGCTCATCGGTCTTTCCGCCAAGAATGCGGTGCTGATCGTCGAGTTCGCGAGGAAGCTTCAGGAAGATGGAAAAGGCCTGGCGGACGCTGTGGTTGAAGCATCCCGCCTTCGGCTGCGGCCTATCGTGATGACCTCCCTAGCCTTCACGCTCGGCATCGTCCCCATGGTCATCGCCAAGGGTGCCAGCTCCGAAACGCAGAACGCAATCGGCACCGGACTTATGGGCGGCATGATTTCGGCCACGGTGCTGGCGGTGCTTTTCGTGCCAGTGTTTTGCGTTCTCATCATGAAGCGCCGGCATCCGAATGAGCGCGTGGTTTCCGAATATAAAGAGGCAGCAGCGTGA
- a CDS encoding ATP-binding protein: MATSVKSSLNKQIVWSMTIVAFVAAGIMFFGFLAYVSVLDWFFPNAEDSTDWTPTDFVVLGLMIAIGQAVAAYVGWRLSRRLVVPLTAVTEAARSIAAGDFAGRAQTAGSFGEVDRLIRDFNQMAEQLQRAEQELQYSNSAIAHELRTPLTILRGRMQGLADGVFEPSPALFQSLIGQIESLTRIVDDLKTLSLMNAGRMELQLTEFELASEVEDVLDSVRPSLSNAGITVTSDTQTIWVRADRTRVRQVVLALLDNARRYAPGSVVVLQTYEKQGNWIVSVSDSGAGMTDAEFEKAFERFWRAESARTRSSGGSGLGLAVVKAIAEAHGGGATIARSETGGLAVKLSLPAA, from the coding sequence TTGGCGACTTCAGTTAAGAGCAGCTTGAACAAACAGATCGTCTGGTCGATGACGATCGTGGCGTTCGTCGCCGCCGGAATCATGTTTTTCGGATTTCTGGCCTATGTGTCCGTGCTCGATTGGTTTTTCCCAAACGCCGAAGATTCGACCGATTGGACCCCCACGGACTTCGTTGTCCTCGGGCTTATGATTGCGATCGGGCAGGCCGTCGCGGCCTATGTGGGATGGCGGCTGTCCCGCAGGCTCGTCGTTCCGCTCACGGCTGTGACCGAAGCAGCCCGATCAATTGCCGCTGGAGATTTCGCCGGTCGCGCTCAAACCGCGGGCAGCTTTGGCGAGGTGGATCGCTTGATCAGGGACTTCAATCAGATGGCGGAGCAATTGCAGCGGGCTGAACAGGAATTACAATATTCCAATTCTGCCATCGCCCACGAACTGCGCACGCCTCTGACGATCCTGCGCGGACGCATGCAGGGGCTGGCGGATGGCGTGTTTGAGCCTAGCCCGGCGCTATTTCAAAGCCTGATCGGGCAGATCGAAAGCCTGACGCGCATCGTCGATGATCTAAAAACACTTTCATTGATGAATGCCGGCCGAATGGAATTGCAGCTCACCGAATTCGAGCTGGCTTCCGAGGTCGAGGATGTTCTCGATTCCGTTCGCCCCTCGCTTTCGAACGCCGGCATCACCGTTACCTCGGACACGCAAACCATCTGGGTGAGGGCGGACAGGACGAGAGTGCGGCAGGTCGTGCTGGCGCTACTGGACAACGCTCGCCGATATGCGCCCGGATCGGTCGTGGTGCTGCAGACATACGAGAAGCAGGGCAATTGGATAGTCAGCGTTTCCGACTCCGGGGCCGGGATGACGGATGCCGAGTTCGAGAAGGCCTTCGAAAGGTTCTGGAGAGCCGAAAGCGCCCGCACAAGGTCCAGCGGAGGTTCAGGTCTCGGCCTTGCCGTCGTCAAGGCGATCGCCGAAGCCCATGGCGGAGGGGCAACGATCGCCCGTAGCGAGACCGGGGGACTGGCCGTGAAACTGTCTCTTCCAGCGGCTTGA
- a CDS encoding response regulator, protein MDNALILIIEDEPEISEILERYFEREGFRVVSAGDGETGLSHHQRLRPDLVVLDVNLPRMDGYGVLAAIRQRGDTPVIMATALADDLDKLQALRGGADDYVVKPFNPLEVVARAKAVLRRTTASSANKVIRVGGLSVDPIAFIATVETPAGRNILQLTRTEFRILEYMAASPNRAFERGEIVDACLPEGDALDRTVDSHMSKLRRKLELAGAGSLLSGVRGVGYRLGDFS, encoded by the coding sequence ATGGACAACGCACTCATACTGATTATCGAAGACGAGCCTGAAATCTCGGAAATCCTCGAGCGATATTTCGAGCGAGAAGGTTTTCGCGTGGTTTCCGCCGGAGATGGGGAGACGGGATTGTCGCATCACCAGAGGCTCCGGCCGGATCTCGTTGTTCTGGATGTGAACCTGCCTCGCATGGACGGCTATGGCGTGCTTGCGGCGATCCGGCAGAGAGGGGATACGCCGGTTATCATGGCAACGGCCCTTGCAGACGATCTGGATAAACTCCAGGCGCTTCGTGGCGGGGCAGATGATTACGTGGTCAAGCCGTTCAATCCGTTGGAAGTTGTCGCGCGAGCCAAAGCGGTGCTGCGACGGACAACGGCAAGCTCCGCAAATAAGGTGATCCGGGTTGGCGGGTTGAGCGTAGATCCGATCGCGTTCATTGCGACAGTCGAGACCCCTGCGGGCCGGAACATCCTCCAATTGACGAGGACTGAATTCAGAATTCTTGAGTATATGGCCGCCTCACCCAATCGGGCGTTCGAACGGGGCGAGATCGTCGATGCATGTCTGCCTGAGGGCGATGCCCTCGACCGGACGGTCGATAGTCACATGAGCAAACTTCGACGAAAACTTGAGTTGGCCGGCGCCGGCAGCCTCCTCAGTGGCGTACGTGGAGTAGGATATCGGCTTGGCGACTTCAGTTAA